In Penaeus vannamei isolate JL-2024 chromosome 4, ASM4276789v1, whole genome shotgun sequence, a single window of DNA contains:
- the LOC138861567 gene encoding ATP synthase subunit b-like gives MGVSIGVLEQEAEEVEKAVEEVVKALEEAEEVEKAVEEVVKALEEAEEVEKAVEEAMKALEEAEEVEKAMEEVVKALEEAEEVEKAVEGGGEGAVEEAMNALEEAEEERREIG, from the exons ATGGGGGTATCGA TCGGTGTTTTAgagcaggaggcggaggaggtggagaaggcggtggaggaggtggtgaaggccttggaggaggcggaggaggtggagaaggcggtggaggaggtggtgaaggccttggaggaggcggaggaggtggagaaagcggTGGAGGAGGCGATGAAGGccttggaggaggcggaggaggtggagaaggcgatggaggaggtggtgaaggccttggaggaggcggaggaggtggagaaggcggtggagggcggaggagagggagcggtggAGGAGGCGATGAACGccttggaggaggcggaggaggagaggagggagattggttag
- the LOC113804586 gene encoding uncharacterized protein produces MNLRHRLRRASSSAVAPVITSCTAYVIAYVTTYITTYVTAYVITLIIASVTAYVITFIIASVTAYVTVPVTTSCTAYVTAPITAYVIASVTAYVTTSCTPSVTTSVTAYVTASVTAYVTTYVTTSVTTFAPVTTSVTASCTAYVTFFGSC; encoded by the coding sequence ATGAACCTCCGTCACCGCCTCCGTCGCGCTTCCTCCTCCGCTGTCGCTCCTGTCATCACCTCCTGCACCGCCTACGTCATCGCCTACGTCACCACCTACATCACCACCTACGTCACCGCCTACGTCATCACCTTAATCATCGCCTCCGTCACCGCCTacgtcatcaccttcatcatcgccTCCGTCACCGCCTACGTCACCGTCCCCGTCACCACCTCCTGCACCGCCTACGTCACCGCCCCCATCACCGCCTACGTCATCGCCTCTGTCACCGCCTACGTCACCACCTCCTGCACCCCCTCCGTCACCACCTCTGTCACTGCCTACGTCACCGCCTCCGTCACCGCCTACGTCACCACCTACGTCACCACCTCCGTCACCACCTTCGCCCCCGTCACCACCTCCGTCACCGCCTCCTGCACCGCCTACGTCACCTTCTTCGGATCCTGTTGA